A genomic window from Punica granatum isolate Tunisia-2019 chromosome 2, ASM765513v2, whole genome shotgun sequence includes:
- the LOC116195487 gene encoding protein LAZ1 isoform X2 translates to MAGFADLVILQTYHPPTWATIVAGAFVLISLTLSTYLMFEHLSAYKNPEEQKFLIGVILMVPCYAVESFVSLLYPSISVDIEILRDCYESFAMYCFGRYLVACLGGEERTIEFMERQGRLAGKTPLLDHGSDRGYVKHPFPMNYILNPWKLGLWFYRVIKFGIVQYMLIKALSAVLAVILEALGVYCEGEFDLTCGYIYMAVVLNFSQSWALYCLVQFYTATKDELEHIKPLAKFLMFKSIVFLTWWQGVAIALFYALGLFKSPIAQGLQFKSSVQDFVICIEMGIASIIHLYVFPAKPYELMGDRFPGSVSVLGDYASVDCPLDPDEVRDSERPTKLRLPQPDVDVKNAMTIRESVRDVFVGGGGYIVKDVKFTVTQAVEPVEKGITKFNEKLHKISQNIKRHDKDRRRTKDDSYIASSSTQRVIRGIDDPLLNGSFSDSGVSRTKKHRRHKSGYTSAESGGESSSDQSYGGYHIRGRRWITKE, encoded by the exons ATGGCGGGATTTGCAG ATCTCGTAATTCTTCAGACGTACCACCCACCAACATGGGCAACAATTGTGGCTGGTGCATTTGTTCTTATTTCTCTTACTCTCTCCACGTACCTCATGTTCGAGCACCTCTCTGCATACAAGAACCCTGAG GAGCAAAAGTTTTTAATTGGAGTCATCCTTATGGTTCCATGTTACGCTGTAGAGTCG TTTGTTTCACTGCTCTACCCATCAATCAGTGTTGATATTGAAATATTACGAGACTGTTATGAATCCTTTGCCATGTACTGCTTCGGGAGATATCTTGTCGCATGCTTGG GCGGGGAAGAAAGGACTATTGAATTCATGGAAAGACAAGGGCGTTTGGCTGGTAAAACTCCTTTACTAGACCATGGTTCTGACCGTGGCTATGTCAAGCATCCATTTCCAATGAATTACATCTTGAACCCATGGAAGCTTGGCCTCTGGTTCTACCGAGTTATCAAGTTTGGCATTGTTCAATAT ATGCTAATAAAGGCTCTGAGTGCTGTCTTAGCAGTAATTCTTGAAGCCCTTGGCGTATACTGTGAGGGTGAATTCGACTTGACTTGTGG GTATATTTATATGGCAGTTGTCCTGAACTTCAGTCAATCTTGGGCTTTGTACTGTCTAGTGCAGTTTTACACTGCCACGAAGGATGAATTGGAACACATAAAACCATTAGCCAAGTTTCTGATGTTTAAATCTATCGTCTTTCTTACTTGGTGGCAAGGAGTTGCAATTGCTCTTTTCTATGCCCTTGGTTTGTTTAAGAGTCCTATTGCTCAGGGCCTGCAGTTCAAGTCAAGTGTACAGGACTTCGTCATTTGTATAGAG ATGGGCATTGCTTCTATTATACACCTCTACGTGTTTCCTGCAAAACCTTACGAGCTGATGGGTGATCGCTTTCCTGGAAGTGTTTCAGTCCTTGGAGACTATGCCTCTGTTGACTGTCCTTTGGATCCTGACGAGGTGAGGGACAGCGAGCGGCCTACAAAATTGCGACTACCCCAGCCAGATGTTGACGTGAAGAATGCAATGACCATCAGAGAAAGTGTTCGGGATGTATTTGTTGGTGGTGGTGGATAT ATTGTAAAAGATGTGAAATTTACAGTGACCCAAGCAGTGGAGCCTGTGGAGAAAGGCATCACGAAGTTCAATGAGAAACTTCACAAAATCTCCCAGAACATAAAGCGGCACGACAAGGACAGGAGGAGGACGAAGGATGACAGCTATATCGCGTCGTCTTCCACCCAGAGAGTGATCCGTGGGATTGATGATCCTTTGTTGAACGGAAGCTTCAGCGATAGCGGGGTTTCAAGAACGAAAAAGCACCGTCGCCACAAATCAGGATACACCAGTGCAGAAAGTGGCGGAGAAAGCAGCAGTGACCAAAGCTATGGCGGATACCATATCCGAGGTAGGAGGTGGATTACTAAAGAATAG
- the LOC116195487 gene encoding protein LAZ1 isoform X1, with product MKFLNYQDLVILQTYHPPTWATIVAGAFVLISLTLSTYLMFEHLSAYKNPEEQKFLIGVILMVPCYAVESFVSLLYPSISVDIEILRDCYESFAMYCFGRYLVACLGGEERTIEFMERQGRLAGKTPLLDHGSDRGYVKHPFPMNYILNPWKLGLWFYRVIKFGIVQYMLIKALSAVLAVILEALGVYCEGEFDLTCGYIYMAVVLNFSQSWALYCLVQFYTATKDELEHIKPLAKFLMFKSIVFLTWWQGVAIALFYALGLFKSPIAQGLQFKSSVQDFVICIEMGIASIIHLYVFPAKPYELMGDRFPGSVSVLGDYASVDCPLDPDEVRDSERPTKLRLPQPDVDVKNAMTIRESVRDVFVGGGGYIVKDVKFTVTQAVEPVEKGITKFNEKLHKISQNIKRHDKDRRRTKDDSYIASSSTQRVIRGIDDPLLNGSFSDSGVSRTKKHRRHKSGYTSAESGGESSSDQSYGGYHIRGRRWITKE from the exons ATGAAGTTCTTAAATTATCAAGATCTCGTAATTCTTCAGACGTACCACCCACCAACATGGGCAACAATTGTGGCTGGTGCATTTGTTCTTATTTCTCTTACTCTCTCCACGTACCTCATGTTCGAGCACCTCTCTGCATACAAGAACCCTGAG GAGCAAAAGTTTTTAATTGGAGTCATCCTTATGGTTCCATGTTACGCTGTAGAGTCG TTTGTTTCACTGCTCTACCCATCAATCAGTGTTGATATTGAAATATTACGAGACTGTTATGAATCCTTTGCCATGTACTGCTTCGGGAGATATCTTGTCGCATGCTTGG GCGGGGAAGAAAGGACTATTGAATTCATGGAAAGACAAGGGCGTTTGGCTGGTAAAACTCCTTTACTAGACCATGGTTCTGACCGTGGCTATGTCAAGCATCCATTTCCAATGAATTACATCTTGAACCCATGGAAGCTTGGCCTCTGGTTCTACCGAGTTATCAAGTTTGGCATTGTTCAATAT ATGCTAATAAAGGCTCTGAGTGCTGTCTTAGCAGTAATTCTTGAAGCCCTTGGCGTATACTGTGAGGGTGAATTCGACTTGACTTGTGG GTATATTTATATGGCAGTTGTCCTGAACTTCAGTCAATCTTGGGCTTTGTACTGTCTAGTGCAGTTTTACACTGCCACGAAGGATGAATTGGAACACATAAAACCATTAGCCAAGTTTCTGATGTTTAAATCTATCGTCTTTCTTACTTGGTGGCAAGGAGTTGCAATTGCTCTTTTCTATGCCCTTGGTTTGTTTAAGAGTCCTATTGCTCAGGGCCTGCAGTTCAAGTCAAGTGTACAGGACTTCGTCATTTGTATAGAG ATGGGCATTGCTTCTATTATACACCTCTACGTGTTTCCTGCAAAACCTTACGAGCTGATGGGTGATCGCTTTCCTGGAAGTGTTTCAGTCCTTGGAGACTATGCCTCTGTTGACTGTCCTTTGGATCCTGACGAGGTGAGGGACAGCGAGCGGCCTACAAAATTGCGACTACCCCAGCCAGATGTTGACGTGAAGAATGCAATGACCATCAGAGAAAGTGTTCGGGATGTATTTGTTGGTGGTGGTGGATAT ATTGTAAAAGATGTGAAATTTACAGTGACCCAAGCAGTGGAGCCTGTGGAGAAAGGCATCACGAAGTTCAATGAGAAACTTCACAAAATCTCCCAGAACATAAAGCGGCACGACAAGGACAGGAGGAGGACGAAGGATGACAGCTATATCGCGTCGTCTTCCACCCAGAGAGTGATCCGTGGGATTGATGATCCTTTGTTGAACGGAAGCTTCAGCGATAGCGGGGTTTCAAGAACGAAAAAGCACCGTCGCCACAAATCAGGATACACCAGTGCAGAAAGTGGCGGAGAAAGCAGCAGTGACCAAAGCTATGGCGGATACCATATCCGAGGTAGGAGGTGGATTACTAAAGAATAG
- the LOC116195488 gene encoding metal-independent phosphoserine phosphatase isoform X1, with translation METAPFLRNRYWILRHGKSIPNEKGLIVSSMENGTLPEYQLAAEGGVQAQLAGELFQKELKENNVPLEKVRICFSPFSRTTHTARVVASILNLPFEGPQCKVIADLRERYFGPSLELKSHEKYAEIWSLDEKDPFQRPEGGECVDDVASRLAIAMANIESEFQGCAVLVVSHGDPLQIFQTIINAVKEQASGSTMDSIDSRVQQVRIASILSQHRKFALDTGELRALA, from the exons ATGGAAACGGCGCCATTCCTGCGGAACAGGTACTGGATACTGAGGCACGGCAAGAGCATTCCCAACGAGAAGGGCCTCATCGTCTCCTCCATG GAAAATGGCACGCTTCCCGAGTACCAGTTGGCTGCCGAGGGGGGTGTCCAGGCTCAGCTCGCAGGTGAACTCTTTCAAAAG GAACTGAAGGAGAATAACGTACCACTTGAAAAGGTTCGAATATGTTTTTCCCCATTTTCAAGAACCACTCACACTGCCAGAGTTGTGGCATCAATACTGAATCTACCATTTGAGGGTCCTCAATGTAAG GTGATTGCAGATCTTCGGGAACGTTATTTTGGTCCTTCATTGGAACTCAAATCACATGAGAAA TATGCAGAAATATGGTCACTTGATGAGAAAGATCCATTCCAGAGGCCTGAAGGCGGAGAATGTGTCGATGATGTTGCTTCCCGGCTCGCGATAGCTATGGCCAACATTGAATCAGAATTCCAAGG ATGCGCAGTGTTAGTGGTTAGCCACGGGGATCCACTGCAGATATTCCAAACGATTATCAACGCCGTGAAAGAGCAAGCTTCTGGTTCAACAATGGACAGCATTGATTCAAGAGTACAGCAAGTCAGGATCGCTTCTATCTTATCTCAGCACCGTAAGTTCGCTCTAGATACTGGAGAACTCAGAGCGCTTGCATAA
- the LOC116195488 gene encoding uncharacterized protein LOC116195488 isoform X2 yields the protein MARFPSTSWLPRGVSRLSSQELKENNVPLEKVRICFSPFSRTTHTARVVASILNLPFEGPQCKVIADLRERYFGPSLELKSHEKYAEIWSLDEKDPFQRPEGGECVDDVASRLAIAMANIESEFQGCAVLVVSHGDPLQIFQTIINAVKEQASGSTMDSIDSRVQQVRIASILSQHRKFALDTGELRALA from the exons ATGGCACGCTTCCCGAGTACCAGTTGGCTGCCGAGGGGGGTGTCCAGGCTCAGCTCGCAG GAACTGAAGGAGAATAACGTACCACTTGAAAAGGTTCGAATATGTTTTTCCCCATTTTCAAGAACCACTCACACTGCCAGAGTTGTGGCATCAATACTGAATCTACCATTTGAGGGTCCTCAATGTAAG GTGATTGCAGATCTTCGGGAACGTTATTTTGGTCCTTCATTGGAACTCAAATCACATGAGAAA TATGCAGAAATATGGTCACTTGATGAGAAAGATCCATTCCAGAGGCCTGAAGGCGGAGAATGTGTCGATGATGTTGCTTCCCGGCTCGCGATAGCTATGGCCAACATTGAATCAGAATTCCAAGG ATGCGCAGTGTTAGTGGTTAGCCACGGGGATCCACTGCAGATATTCCAAACGATTATCAACGCCGTGAAAGAGCAAGCTTCTGGTTCAACAATGGACAGCATTGATTCAAGAGTACAGCAAGTCAGGATCGCTTCTATCTTATCTCAGCACCGTAAGTTCGCTCTAGATACTGGAGAACTCAGAGCGCTTGCATAA
- the LOC116196243 gene encoding SEC1 family transport protein SLY1 translates to MALNLRQKQTECIVRMLNLNQPVHPSGTANEEVYKILIYDRFCQNILSPLIHVKDLRKHGVTLYFLIDKDRKPVHDVPAVYFVQPSQVNIQRIIADASRSLYDSFHLNFSSSIPRPLLEDLASGTLNSDSIQRISKVHDQYLEFITLEDNLFSLAQKSCYVQLNDPSAGDREIEEIIERIVSGLFCVLATLAVVPIIRCPRGGPAEMVASALDQRLRDHLLSKNNLFTEGGGFVGSFQRPILCLFDRNFELAVGIQHDFRYRPLVHDVLGLRLNRLSVQGEKGGMKSFELDSSDPFWETNGSLEFPEVAVEIETQLNKYKRDVDEVNRRTGGNEGAEFEGTDLIGNTKHLMNAVNSLPELTERKQVIDKHTNIATVLLGEIKERSLDSYAKKENDMMVRGSIDRNELLSVLKGKGTKTDKLRFAIMYLISTETINQSEVEAVEAVLRESEVDTSAFQYVKKIKSLNVSLASASSASRSNIVDWAEKLYGQSISAVTAGVKNLLSTDRQLALTRTVEALMEGKPNPEIDSYLILDPRAPKSSSGASSSHLRGPFKEAIVFMIGGGNYVEYGSLQELAQHQQPVKHVIYGTTEILTGAEFVEQLSLLGQKMGLGGTAPAAPANH, encoded by the exons ATGGCGCTCAACCTCCGCCAGAAGCAAACAG AATGCATAGTTCGCATGCTGAATCTGAACCAACCCGTGCACCCCAGCGGCACGGCCAATGAGGAGGTGTACAAGATCCTGATCTACGACAGGTTCTGCCAAAACATCCTCTCTCCCTTGATACACGTCAAGGATCTCCGGAAACACGGCGTGACCCTCTACTTCCTTATTGATAAAGATCGGAAACCTGTGCACGATGTCCCTGCCGTTTACTTTGTCCAGCCCAGCCAGGTCAACATTCAGCGGATCATCGCCGACGCTTCGCGGTCTTTGTACGATAGCTTCCACCTGAACTTCTCGTCCTCGATCCCGCGACCACTCCTTGAGGACTTGGCCTCAGGGACTCTGAACTCGGACTCGATCCAGAGGATTTCAAAGGTGCATGATCAGTACCTTGAGTTCATTACCTTGGAGGATAATTTGTTTTCGTTGGCACAGAAGTCCTGTTACGTTCAGTTGAATGATCCGTCTGCTGGAGATCGGGAGATTGAGGAGATTATTGAGAGGATAGTTAGTGGGTTGTTCTGCGTATTGGCTACTCTTGCTGTGGTTCCAATTATTAGGTGCCCACGCGGCGGACCCGCTGAAATGGTGGCCTCCGCTCTGGATCAGCGGTTGAGGGATCACTTGCTATCAAAGAATAATCTGTTCACAGAAGGTGGGGGTTTTGTGGGCTCATTTCAGCGCCCAATATTGTGCTTGTTTGATCGGAACTTTGAGCTGGCAGTTGGGATACAGCATGATTTTAGGTATAGGCCCCTTGTGCACGATGTGCTAGGGTTGAGGTTGAACAGATTGAGCGTTCAAGGTGAGAAGGGTGGGATGAAATCATTTGAATTAGATAGCTCGGATCCATTTTGGGAAACGAATGGCTCGTTGGAGTTTCCTGAAGTCGCAGTGGAAATTGAGACGCAACTGAACAAGTACAAGAGAGATGTCGATGAGGTGAATAGAAGAACAGGTGGTAACGAAGGGGCTGAGTTTGAAGGCACTGACCTGATTGGCAACACAAAGCATTTGATGAATGCAGTTAACTCATTGCCAGAGTTGACTGAGCGGAAGCAAGTGATTGATAAGCACACAAATATTGCAACTGTTTTGTTGGGTGAAATCAAGGAGCGGTCACTTGATTCTTATGCCAAGAAGGAGAATGACATGATGGTTAGAGGTAGTATTGACCGTAATGAGCTCTTGAGTGTGCTTAAAGGGAAGGGTACAAAGACTGATAAGCTGCGGTTTGCGATTATGTATCTTATTTCTACGGAAACAATTAATCAGTCGGAAGTTGAAGCTGTTGAGGCGGTACTAAGGGAATCGGAAGTTGACACCAGTGCATTTCAGTATGTAAAGAAGATCAAGTCGCTCAATGTGTCTTTAGCATCTGCAAGCTCTGCTAGCAGAAGTAACATTGTCGATTGGGCAGAGAAGCTTTACGGGCAGTCAATCAGTGCTGTGACTGCAGGGGTGAAGAATCTCTTGTCTACTGATCGGCAGTTGGCTCTGACAAGGACAGTTGAAGCCTTGATGGAAGGGAAGCCAAACCCTGAAATCGATTCTTATCTTATCCTCGATCCTCGTGCCCCTAAATCAAGTTCCGGAGCAAGTAGCAGCCACCTTAGGGGACCCTTTAAGGAGGCCATTGTTTTCATGATCGGTGGTGGCAACTATGTGGAATACGGGAGCTTGCAAGAGCTCGCACAACATCAACAGCCTgtcaaacatgttatttatggGACTACTGAAATTCTAACAGGAGCTGAGTTTGTCGAACAGCTTTCCCTATTAGGACAGAAGATGGGATTGGGTGGTACTGCTCCAGCTGCTCCAGCTAACCATTAA
- the LOC116194659 gene encoding isocitrate dehydrogenase [NAD] regulatory subunit 1, mitochondrial isoform X2 — MARRAATLPILRRLADTAASVRLSPLLPKPDVPNARSVTYMPRPGDGAPRAVTLIPGDGIGPMVTGAVEQVMSAMHAPVYFEKYDVHGDMKRVPEEVIESIKKNKVCLKGGLKTPVGGGVSSLNVQLRKELDLYASLVNCFNLPGLPTRHEGVDIVVIRENTEGEYSGLEHEVVPGVVESLKFCSERIAKYAFEYAYLNNRKKVTAVHKANIMKLADGLFLESCREVATKYPSIKYNEIIVDNCCMQLVSKPEQFDVMVTPNLYGNLVANTAAGIAGGTGVMPGGNVGADHAVFEQGASAGNVGNEKILDQKKANPVALLLSSAMMLRHLQFPSFADRLETAVKRIIMEGKVRTKDLGGDSTTQEVVDAVISNLD, encoded by the exons ATGGCTCGCCGAGCCGCAACCCTCCCCATCCTCCGACGCCTCGCTGACACCGCCGCCTCCGTTCGCTTGTCCCCTCTGCTCCCTAAGCCCGATGTCCCGAACGCCCGTTCCGTCACCTACATGCCCCGTCCCGGAGACGGCGCCCCGCGCGCCGTCACCCTCATCCCCGGCGACGGGATCGGCCCCATGGTCACAGGCGCCGTCGAGCAGGTCATGTCGGCGATGCACGCGCCGGTTTACTTCGAGAAGTATGATGTGCACGGGGACATGAAGCGGGTCCCTGAGGAGGTGATCGAGTCCATAAAGAAGAACAAGGTGTGCCTGAAGGGAGGGCTGAAGACTCCGGTCGGTGGTGGTGTGAGCTCGCTCAACGTCCAGCTGAGGAAGGAGCTCGATCTCTACGCCTCGCTCGTGAACTGCTTCAACTTACCCGGGCTGCCCACCCGCCACGAGGGCGTGGACATCGTCGTGATTCGGGAGAACACCGAGGGAGAGTACTCGGGGCTGGAGCACGAGGTGGTCCCCGGTGTCGTCGAGAGCCTTAAG TTCTGCTCGGAGCGGATCGCGAAGTACGCATTTGAGTATGCATACCTCAACAACAGAAAGAAGGTCACCGCCGTGCACAAGGCCAACATCATGAAACTCGCCGACGGCTTGTTCTTGGAGTCTTGTCGAGAGGTCGCGACCAAATACCCGAGCATAAAGTACAACGAGATAATAGTCGACAACTGCTGCATGCAGCTTGTCTCAAAGCCTGAGCAGTTTGATGTTATG GTTACCCCAAATCTTTATGGCAACTTAGTAGCCAATACGGCAGCTGGTATTGCAGGTGGCACTGGTGTTATGCCAGGAG GCAATGTTGGGGCAGATCATGCAGTTTTCGAGCAAGGAGCTTCAGCAGGCAACGTCGGGAATGAGAAGATACTCGATCAAAAGAAGGCAAACCCAGTAGCCTTGCTTCTCTCTTCAGCAATGATGCTGAGGCACCTGCAGTTTCCTTCATTCGCTGATCGGCTCGAGACTGCAGTTAAGCGGATCATCATGGAAGGAAAGGTTCGAACAAAGGACCTCGGCGGTGACAGCACAACCCAAGAGGTAGTCGACGCCGTTATCAGTAACTTGGATTGA
- the LOC116194659 gene encoding isocitrate dehydrogenase [NAD] regulatory subunit 1, mitochondrial isoform X1 has protein sequence MARRAATLPILRRLADTAASVRLSPLLPKPDVPNARSVTYMPRPGDGAPRAVTLIPGDGIGPMVTGAVEQVMSAMHAPVYFEKYDVHGDMKRVPEEVIESIKKNKVCLKGGLKTPVGGGVSSLNVQLRKELDLYASLVNCFNLPGLPTRHEGVDIVVIRENTEGEYSGLEHEVVPGVVESLKVITKFCSERIAKYAFEYAYLNNRKKVTAVHKANIMKLADGLFLESCREVATKYPSIKYNEIIVDNCCMQLVSKPEQFDVMVTPNLYGNLVANTAAGIAGGTGVMPGGNVGADHAVFEQGASAGNVGNEKILDQKKANPVALLLSSAMMLRHLQFPSFADRLETAVKRIIMEGKVRTKDLGGDSTTQEVVDAVISNLD, from the exons ATGGCTCGCCGAGCCGCAACCCTCCCCATCCTCCGACGCCTCGCTGACACCGCCGCCTCCGTTCGCTTGTCCCCTCTGCTCCCTAAGCCCGATGTCCCGAACGCCCGTTCCGTCACCTACATGCCCCGTCCCGGAGACGGCGCCCCGCGCGCCGTCACCCTCATCCCCGGCGACGGGATCGGCCCCATGGTCACAGGCGCCGTCGAGCAGGTCATGTCGGCGATGCACGCGCCGGTTTACTTCGAGAAGTATGATGTGCACGGGGACATGAAGCGGGTCCCTGAGGAGGTGATCGAGTCCATAAAGAAGAACAAGGTGTGCCTGAAGGGAGGGCTGAAGACTCCGGTCGGTGGTGGTGTGAGCTCGCTCAACGTCCAGCTGAGGAAGGAGCTCGATCTCTACGCCTCGCTCGTGAACTGCTTCAACTTACCCGGGCTGCCCACCCGCCACGAGGGCGTGGACATCGTCGTGATTCGGGAGAACACCGAGGGAGAGTACTCGGGGCTGGAGCACGAGGTGGTCCCCGGTGTCGTCGAGAGCCTTAAG GTGATAACGAAGTTCTGCTCGGAGCGGATCGCGAAGTACGCATTTGAGTATGCATACCTCAACAACAGAAAGAAGGTCACCGCCGTGCACAAGGCCAACATCATGAAACTCGCCGACGGCTTGTTCTTGGAGTCTTGTCGAGAGGTCGCGACCAAATACCCGAGCATAAAGTACAACGAGATAATAGTCGACAACTGCTGCATGCAGCTTGTCTCAAAGCCTGAGCAGTTTGATGTTATG GTTACCCCAAATCTTTATGGCAACTTAGTAGCCAATACGGCAGCTGGTATTGCAGGTGGCACTGGTGTTATGCCAGGAG GCAATGTTGGGGCAGATCATGCAGTTTTCGAGCAAGGAGCTTCAGCAGGCAACGTCGGGAATGAGAAGATACTCGATCAAAAGAAGGCAAACCCAGTAGCCTTGCTTCTCTCTTCAGCAATGATGCTGAGGCACCTGCAGTTTCCTTCATTCGCTGATCGGCTCGAGACTGCAGTTAAGCGGATCATCATGGAAGGAAAGGTTCGAACAAAGGACCTCGGCGGTGACAGCACAACCCAAGAGGTAGTCGACGCCGTTATCAGTAACTTGGATTGA